A window from Herbaspirillum sp. meg3 encodes these proteins:
- a CDS encoding NAD+ synthase — protein sequence MSVKVAIAQINSTVGDISGNRNKIADFSRRAAEQGADIVLTPELSLVGYPPEDLLLRQAFYAKTEEALQALAAELASLKDVHVVVGHPTLKDGARFNSASILLNGRITGTYSKLELPNDSVFDEKRYFTSSEQALVFDVKGTKFGINICEDTWFPRAPALAKEAGAQVLLILNGSPYHMNKQLLRLDVMRANVAKQGMPLVFANLVGGQDELIFDGNSFVMDIAGELVASLAHAQEDLQLIEFDGVQIRNPKMAPALSIEAQVYQALVLGVRDYVGKNGFPSVLIGLSGGVDSALTLAIAVDALGADKVRAIMMPSPYTADISWLDSRDMVERIKVRYDEISINDCFTAFRNTLSEEFKGLKEDTTEENIQARIRGTLLMAMSNKYGSIVLTTGNKSEMAVGYCTLYGDMAGGFAVIKDIAKTLVYRLCAYRNSVSPVIPERILTRPPSAELRPDQKDQDSLPPYEVLDGIMQMYMEENRSIGEIEAAGYRMEDIERITRLIKINEYKRRQAPVGIRVTHRAFGRDWRYPITSRFRE from the coding sequence ATGTCAGTCAAAGTCGCCATCGCCCAGATCAACAGCACAGTTGGGGATATTTCGGGCAATCGCAACAAAATCGCCGATTTTTCGCGTCGTGCCGCCGAGCAGGGCGCCGATATCGTCCTTACGCCTGAATTGTCGCTGGTGGGGTACCCACCGGAAGATCTCTTGCTGCGCCAGGCATTCTACGCAAAAACCGAAGAAGCGTTGCAGGCGCTCGCCGCTGAGCTGGCATCATTGAAAGACGTGCATGTCGTGGTCGGTCATCCGACGCTCAAAGATGGTGCACGATTCAACTCAGCATCGATTCTGCTCAACGGCCGCATCACCGGTACCTACAGCAAGCTGGAACTGCCGAACGACAGCGTCTTTGATGAAAAACGCTATTTCACTTCGTCGGAACAGGCGCTGGTATTCGACGTCAAAGGGACTAAGTTCGGTATCAATATTTGCGAAGACACCTGGTTTCCACGTGCTCCCGCATTGGCTAAAGAAGCCGGTGCACAAGTATTGCTGATTCTTAACGGATCACCGTACCACATGAACAAGCAATTGCTGCGCCTGGATGTGATGCGCGCGAATGTGGCCAAACAAGGCATGCCGCTGGTATTTGCCAACCTGGTTGGTGGTCAGGATGAACTGATTTTCGACGGTAATTCCTTCGTCATGGACATCGCCGGCGAACTGGTCGCCAGCCTGGCGCATGCGCAAGAAGATCTGCAACTGATCGAGTTTGACGGCGTGCAAATCCGCAATCCAAAGATGGCGCCGGCGTTGTCTATCGAAGCACAGGTCTATCAGGCCTTGGTGCTGGGCGTGCGCGATTATGTCGGCAAGAATGGTTTTCCGAGTGTGCTGATCGGTTTGTCGGGTGGTGTCGATTCCGCGCTGACGCTGGCTATAGCGGTTGATGCGCTGGGTGCCGACAAGGTGCGCGCAATCATGATGCCGTCGCCTTACACGGCTGACATTTCGTGGCTTGATTCGCGCGATATGGTCGAGCGCATCAAGGTTCGCTACGATGAGATTTCCATCAACGATTGCTTCACCGCTTTCAGAAATACTTTGTCCGAAGAGTTCAAGGGACTCAAGGAAGACACGACGGAAGAAAACATTCAGGCGCGCATTCGCGGCACGCTGCTGATGGCGATGTCCAATAAGTACGGTTCCATCGTCCTCACCACCGGCAACAAGAGTGAGATGGCGGTCGGTTACTGTACGCTCTACGGCGACATGGCAGGCGGCTTTGCGGTGATCAAGGACATCGCCAAGACGCTGGTCTATCGTCTGTGTGCCTACCGCAACAGTGTTTCGCCGGTGATCCCGGAGCGCATCCTGACGCGTCCGCCTTCGGCTGAGCTGCGCCCTGATCAAAAAGATCAGGATTCGCTGCCGCCGTATGAGGTGCTCGACGGCATCATGCAAATGTACATGGAAGAAAACCGCAGCATTGGCGAAATCGAAGCCGCCGGTTATCGTATGGAAGATATCGAACGTATCACGCGCCTGATCAAGATCAACGAATACAAGCGCCGCCAGGCCCCGGTTGGTATTCGTGTGACGCATCGGGCGTTCGGACGTGATTGGCGCTATCCGATCACATCGAGATTTCGTGAGTAA
- a CDS encoding ABC transporter substrate-binding protein, which produces MTATRILLGQSAGLSGPTAQMSRQLLIGAKVYFDKINKQGGVYGRRIELITRDDKYTASLAAYNTRQLIESEKVFALFGFVGLPTSQAAFPIAAKARIPFFAPMTGGTFLHSTSSRYLFTLRASYADEFAYALHQLSCVGLRKFALVYQRDQYGMAVKHAAESKAKAEAVDLISVDIDADVMNLEPVVDKILAAHSDVVMLLSGNYLISAHIVRALRSRGFLGRFYGSSFVGHKALAEELGDLARGLLVTQVVPFPWRVSMPLVAEYRKNMSEAGYEDLTFSSLEGYIAARVLVEGLQRARRDLTREKLIRALESINARNYNGGGHAINFSQRNHNASSYVDMATMTTGARFLN; this is translated from the coding sequence GTGACCGCTACCCGTATTCTGCTTGGGCAGTCTGCCGGACTGTCCGGGCCTACGGCGCAGATGTCGCGGCAACTGCTCATCGGCGCCAAGGTGTATTTCGACAAGATCAACAAGCAGGGTGGCGTGTATGGTCGGCGCATTGAACTGATCACGCGCGACGATAAGTACACGGCTTCTCTCGCCGCCTACAATACCCGTCAACTCATCGAAAGCGAAAAGGTGTTCGCCTTGTTCGGTTTTGTTGGTTTGCCGACCAGTCAGGCTGCATTTCCCATTGCGGCCAAAGCCAGGATCCCCTTCTTTGCGCCGATGACCGGCGGCACGTTTCTTCATTCCACATCCAGTCGTTATCTCTTCACATTACGCGCCAGCTATGCTGACGAGTTCGCTTATGCCTTGCACCAACTCAGTTGCGTCGGCTTGCGTAAGTTCGCGCTGGTGTATCAACGCGACCAATACGGGATGGCAGTCAAGCATGCCGCCGAAAGCAAGGCCAAGGCCGAAGCAGTCGACCTGATCAGTGTCGACATTGATGCGGATGTGATGAATCTTGAACCGGTCGTCGACAAAATACTTGCTGCGCACAGCGACGTCGTGATGCTGCTCAGTGGGAACTATCTCATCAGTGCTCATATCGTCCGAGCCCTGCGCTCCAGAGGATTTCTGGGGCGGTTTTACGGCAGCTCGTTTGTCGGGCACAAAGCCCTGGCGGAAGAGCTTGGCGATCTTGCTCGTGGCCTGCTGGTCACGCAGGTGGTGCCGTTCCCGTGGCGCGTTTCCATGCCGTTGGTAGCGGAATACCGCAAAAACATGTCTGAAGCAGGTTATGAAGATCTGACTTTCAGCAGTCTCGAAGGCTACATCGCCGCGCGCGTGCTGGTGGAAGGTTTGCAGCGGGCGAGACGCGACCTGACGCGCGAGAAATTGATTCGCGCGCTGGAGAGCATCAATGCCCGCAACTACAACGGTGGCGGTCATGCGATCAATTTTTCCCAGCGCAATCACAACGCCTCCTCGTACGTGGATATGGCGACCATGACCACCGGGGCACGCTTTTTGAACTGA
- a CDS encoding P-II family nitrogen regulator, translated as MKQVTAIIKPFKLDEVRESLAEVGVTGLTVTEVKGFGRQKGHTELYRGAEYVVDFLPKVKIEVVVDNSVVEPVVDAIIKAARTGKIGDGKIFVQEVEQVIRIRTGETGAEAV; from the coding sequence ATGAAGCAAGTCACTGCTATCATCAAACCGTTCAAGTTGGACGAGGTGCGCGAGTCGCTGGCTGAGGTTGGCGTTACTGGTCTCACCGTGACCGAAGTCAAAGGTTTCGGTCGTCAAAAGGGCCACACTGAGCTGTATCGCGGCGCTGAATATGTGGTCGATTTCCTGCCCAAGGTGAAGATCGAAGTTGTCGTCGACAACAGCGTGGTCGAGCCTGTCGTTGACGCCATCATCAAGGCGGCACGTACCGGCAAGATTGGCGACGGCAAAATTTTCGTTCAGGAAGTTGAGCAAGTCATTCGCATCCGTACCGGCGAGACAGGAGCGGAAGCGGTCTAA